In the genome of Luteitalea sp., the window TGCTGCCGGGCTTCAACCGAAAGTTCAGATCGACCGCATCGTACACGGGGCCAGGCTTGGATGAGTCCGGGGGCGATGGCGCCCGTAGGCTCTCGAAGATGTCGTAGTCAATCTCGATCCCGTGGGTCTCCTGCCCAGTGGCCGCCGCCAGCTCCGCGAGGGTCTCGAACGGGCGCCCCTTGTCAGGCGTGCTCTCGTAATCCACTTGCAGGCCTGCCCTTGGACCGAGCCACACATACTGCGCCTGCGCGCGGCGGTTCGGGCGATAGCCGTTGTAGTCATAGGTCGAATATGCCGTGGGTCCGCCCAGAGCCGAGATGCCTCGACCGGCCGCATCCGTTCCCAGGAACAAGTTGTTCCGGAAGTGGGCGTTCGACACGCGCTGTGCGGTTCGGTTCTCCGCGATGATCGTGTTGTGGTAGACGATCACGCCGGCCGGGTTGTTGAGCTTGAGCGCGACGGGAGTGTTGTAGAGGATGTGACGAATGTAGTAGGCGGGACCGCCGAAGATTGGTTGGGCGCTCAGTCCGGTGTGCGCCGCATTCACGCCTCGATTTCTCATCACGCGGATGTTGTGCACACCGCCATCGGCCTCGATGACATCGTCTCCCGTGACGTGGATGTCGTTGTTGTAGATGTCGATGGCGACAGCCTTGAGCGCTTGCTGCGGCTCTGGAACGCCGTGGGTGCACACGGTGATCCCGTCGTGAAAGAACGCCACGGCGTTGTGTGCAATGACGTGCCCGGAGCCATAGACCTTGACCGCATAGTAGCTGTTCAACGGATGGGCGCCGTAGATGCCCGGATTCGCCCAGCCGAGCACTCGGTCTCGGTCGTCGCGCCCCAGGAAGATATTGTCCGCGATGTAGAAATCCTTCGACCCGGCATACTGTGTGGTGACACCAACACCGACGTTCTCAATCCGACAGTTGCGAACCGTTAACCCCACGGCGCCCGCCACGTCTTTCACGCCAGCCCAGAAGGCGACTTCCGTGTTGCGGATTGTGAGGCCTTCGAAGATGTGGTAGTCGGCGCCCATCACGTCGAAGAGGCGAAACGCTTCGTCACCGTCGAAGATGACCTCACCGTCGCCGGCCGCTCGAATAACGATCGGGCGGTCCGCCGTGCCCTTGGCGGTCAGAAGATAGGCGCCGTCGAACGTGGTGCTCAAGGGATCCACGTAGTTCGTCCGATCACCCTTGTACAACCCTGCGTGAACGAGGATGATGTCGCCTGGGCCAACCTTCCGCTGAAACACCACGTTCCAGTCGCCCGTCCCGGCTCCAGCGTAGGCGGCCATCAAGCCCGTGAAGCTCGGCTCTTCCTTGGGCCCGGTCCACTCTGGCGGGTAAACATGCAGCACTCGTCCGCCCGTTGCCGCTTTGGGCTCGCCACGGGTGCGAACCGTGGCCGTCTGCACGGATTGCCCCGACACCCCCTCGGGGTCGGTCATGGTCAGTCGTACTTCGTACTCCGTGTCGGGCTCGAGATCGAGGATGCTTCCAGCAAATCGATCTGGCACGGTGTACGGAGCGCGGAAGATCTTCTCTCCGCCCATCCGCAGCAGAGGTAGACCTTCCGTCCACGCGCTCTGCCCTGACCGTCGATAGCTCACCGCGACGGTGGCGTTCCGGTTCTCGTCCCCGCTGATCTCCCACTCGAACCCCAGACAGATGAGTGTCGGCGGCTCCACAACGAATTCTCCCGCTCGCACCGCGTTCTCCGCCCGAAGGCTGGGTGTTATCAGAAGGATGAACAGAAACGTGGCCGTCAGGGTCTTCATCGTCCTCCTCCACGTGCACAGTGGCGAAGCATGTCGATTATCATCTGTGTGGATCTTCTGTCCATCTGTGGATTTCGTCATGTCTCTCCACCTGCGGAGGGTGCTCGGATGCAGCGACCCAGCCCGTTGATGTCGGCGGTCGGCTTGTGCGCCATGTTGGCCTGTTGGGACTATCACCGAATGTCCGCGGCTGCCGACGCCCTTCCGCAATTCCGCAACGTCGCGAAGGCCGCCGGTCTCACGGCGCGGCTCGAGAACGACGCCACCGCCGAGAAGCATCTGATCGAGACCATGACCGGCGGTGTGGCTGCCTTCGACTACGACAACGATGGTCTCGTTGATCTCTACTTCGTCAATGGCGCCGAGCAGCCGTCGCTCGAGAAGACGTCGCCAGACTTCTGGGGCCGTCTCTATCGCAATCGTGGCGGCTTGAAGTTCGAAGACGTGACCGAGCGGGCAGGGTTGCGCGGAGCTGGTTATGGGATGGGCGTGGCTGCCGCCGACTATGACAACGACGGTGACACGGACCTCTTCGTCGCGGGCGTGAATCGCAGTGTGCTCTACCATAACGCGGGCGATGGTTCGTTCGACGACGTCACTGCCCAGGCGGGCATCGAGAACAAGGTCTGGTCCGTCGCCGCCGGCTGGTTCGACTATGACCACGACGGTCTCCTGGATCTGTTCGTCGTGAACTACGTCCAGTGGGATCCGAAGAAGGAGCGCTTTTGCGGCGATCGCGCGCGTAACCTGCGCATCTACTGCCATCCCAGGCTCTATGAGGGCTTGCCGAACACGTTGTATCGCAACATGGGCGACGGCCGCTTCGAGGACGTCTCGGATCGCAGTGGGATTGGCGGGCACGTCGGCAAAGGGATGAGCGTGGCGTTTGCCGACTACGACCAGGACGGATTCACCGACGCCTTCGTCACCAATGATGGCGTGCCGAACTTCCTCTTTCGCAACCGCCAGGACGGCACGTTCGAGGAAGTCGCGTTGTTGGCCGGAGTGGCCCTGCCAGTGCATGGCCGGCCCGTGTCGAGCATGGGTGTCGATTTCCGTGATTACGACAACGATGGCCTGCCGGATATCAGCGTGACCGCCCTGACCGGCGAGACATTTCCATTGTTTCGCAACGAGGGCAGTGGGACGTTCCAGGACGTGACGTACCCAAGTGGCATCGGGGCGGCCTCCGTGCGGCGAAGCGGCTGGGCCAACAGCTTCGTCGATCTCGACAACGACGGGTGGAAGGATCTGTTCACAGCGAACTCGCATGTCGACGACCTGGTCGACCGGTTCGAGGCGTCGGCATATCGCCAGCCCAATAGCCTGTTTCGTAACAAGCGGGGCACGTTCGAGGACGGCTCCAGTCGCGTCGGCACCTCGTTTGCCGCTGCCGCCGCTGCACATCGAGGCGCGGCGTTTGCCGACTTCAATAACGACGGCCGCATCGACGTTGCCAGCAGCGTGCTGGGCGAAGCCCCAGAGCTCTGGGAGAACCTCGGTCCTGCCGGCCACTGGCTGCGTCTCGAGCTGCAAGGGACCAAGAGCAACCGTGATGGGCTCGGCGCGCGCGTGCAGATCGGCAATCAAGTCAACATCATGACGACGGCTGTTGGCTACGCTTCGTCGAGCAAGCAAGGCGTCCACTTTGGTCTGGGGAGCACGACGACGGTAGACGAGGTGACAATTCACTGGCCAAGCGGCATCCGACAGGTGCTCAGCAACGTGAAGGCCGATCGGGTCGTTACGGTGAAAGAAGCGGCGCGGTAGAGCGTCACCCTGTCACGCTGTCACGCTGCCACCTGGTCACCGGGTCACCGGGTCACCTCGTCACCCTCGCGCCGCGAGCCGACAACCCACAGGTTCGCGTCCGTGCGGATGAAGAGTTGTCCTTGAGAGACGGCGATCGAGCTGAGGCAGTACGGCGCGCACGGATCGTCGAACGAGTTGGAGGCAAGCACTTCGAACTTCGGCCCCGCGCGAAACACCGTCGTGACGCCCGTGCTCTCGCCGGTCGCGTAGATCTTCCCGTCCGCGAGCACCGGCGAGGCGCTGTAGAAATCGCTGGGCAGCCGTTCCGGGCCGTACACCACATCGCCGGTCTTGACGTCGAGGCAGAAGACAATGCCGGTTTCTCTCACGAGGTAGAGGTATTTGCCGTCGCTGACGGGCGACGGCACGTCGGGGCCGCGGTCGAAGGTCCAGGCCACGTGCGAGGTCGAGACGTCGCCTGCGCCGCCCGGACGAAGCGCCACGAGCGGCTTCACGCGGCTCGGCGCGATGATGAGGCCGGCGGCAATGACCGGTGAGGAGATGATCCGATAGTTGGTCTCGTCCGTGGGATTGAGGACATCGGCGCGCCAGACCTCCTGGCCCGTCTCCGGGTCATGGCCGGTAATCACGTTGCCACCCGTGGTGACGATCTCCGCCTTTCCGTCGTGCTGCAGCAGCGCAGGCGTCGTGTAGGAGTCGGGCGATTCAATCTGTGCATCGGTTGGCCGCTCCGTCCGCCATACGGTTCGGCCGGTCATCGTGTCGATGCGCAACAGATACGAAGGATCGTCGGTCTGCATCCCGTGCAGGACCTGCACGAAGAGGCTGTCATCGTGGAGCAGCGGAGACGAGGCGTAGCCGAACTGCAAGCCGAGCTCTCCATAGTCCTTCTGGATGTCGCGTGACCACAGCTCCTTGCCGGAGAAATCGAACGCCTTCAGCACGCCCGTGCCGGTCATCACCCACACATGCTCGCCGTCGGTCACCGGCGACGGTGATGACATGTTCTGCTTGTTCCCGATGCGGTTGCCGCCAGAGAGCGGGCGTTTCCAGACGACGTCCTGCTTGTTGCGATCGACCGCCCAGAGGTGAATCTCTCCGGTGGCCCGCTCGGTGGCGACGTTGAGAAAGACGAGATCGTCCCAGATGATGGGCGTCGAGCCGCTGAATGCGGGCAGTGGCAGCTTCCACGCGACGTTTTCCGTTGGGCTCCAGGTCGTCGGCAGGCCCGTGTCGGTGCTGACGCCGTCCAGCGACGGCCCACGCCACTGGGGCCAGTTTCCGGCGACGAGAGTTGCGCTCGCGATCGTTGCCAGGCATGCGGCGGTCAGGACGCCTCGTCTCATTACAGCTCCTTCACGAAAATGTTGCGAAATTGCACCAGGGCAGGAATGCCAGTGTACTCGCCATCCTTCCCCACACCGCCGTGATGCTGCAAGCCCAACGGTCCCTCCGCCGGGAGATCTGGCAGCGTGGCCTTGTCGATGATCAGCTTGCCGTTGAGCTGTACGGTGACTGTCTTGTCGACGACCGTGACCTCGAACGTGTTCCACTCGCCGATGTCGTTGTCCGCGTTCAGCGCCGGTGTGACGGCTGCCCTGAGCGCGGGAGCCGTGTCCTTGGCCGTCCGATAGCCGTACATCTCGCCAGACCCGACCGGCCAGCACCAGATATTCAACTGCGCCTTGCCCGAGCCGCGGAGAATGAAGCCCGAGTCGGAATCGGGCGCGGTAAGCCGAATCTCCTCGCCCTTTTCGTCCTTCTTGTTGTGGCCATCGGGCATCACGATACGCATGTTCTCGCTGACATAGGGCGTGGCTTTGATCCGCCAGTCCACCTTGGCCTCGAAATTGCCGTACGACTTCACGGTCCACAGATTCTTGTCGTCTTCGGCCTCGCTGCCAGCATCGTAGTCGATGACGCCGTCGACGACTTTCCAGTGACCGTTGTCCCCTTCGGGGATTTTCCATCCCGTGAGATCCTCACCGTTGAAGATCGACACGAAGCCCGGCGGCGGCGCCGTTTGCGCGTGAGATCCGGAATCGACGAGACTCCACGCGACGATGAGCCCCAGTACCGACACGCCTGCAGTTGCTCTCATGGTTCCCTCCCTCGTTATCACCTTGTCACCTTGTCACCTTGTCACCTTGTCACCTTGTCACCTTGTCACCCTGTCACCCTGTCACCCTGTCACCCTGTCACCCCACTCACGGCGGCGTGATCGCCGGCGTCGCAGTCCCGGTGGCTACAGGCGTCGTCTGCGCGCGCTGCCTGATCGCTTGGTATTTCTCGAGCGCCGAGCGGGCCTGGTCGCGCCGGCCGGCTCGTTGATACGCCTGCGCGAGCTGATAGTACAGGCTGCCGTCCCGATCGCTCGGCAACGCGGCCTCCAGATGCGGTATCGCAGCCGCGACTTTCCCCTGCATCATGAATGCTCGGCCGAGCGCCGCCCGCGCCTGAAGGAGCGACTCATCAGCAGCGACGGCGCGCTCGAGAGAAGGGACCGCACGGTCTATCTGCTGCGCTTCGAGCAGGGCACTACCGTAGAGGAACAGCAGCTCTGGATCATCGGGTGCCTTGGCGAGCAGCTTTCGTGCGATTGGCAGCATCGCGTCATGGTCGTGGGCGAGATACAGGGCCGTCGCCAGCCGGCGTTCCAGCTCCTGGTCGTCAGGGGCGAGCTCGAGTGCTCGGCGGAGCTCCTCGACGGCAGCCTGCGGGCGGTTCTGGCTCTCGGCCATGTGTGCGCGTACTGCGTGAACCTCGACGGAACGCGGCAGCTGCTCCAGAGCCGCGAAGGCTCGCGTCGCGAGTTGATTGAGCGCGCGCGTTCGCCAATACCAGTCCTCGTCCGTGTGGGCGCTCCTCGTCCGCTGAAGCGTACGCTGGAAATCCCCCTTCAAGAACGTGCACGCCGTCGTCGGTCGTGCGCAGTCGGGCGTCGTCTTGCGCGCCCGCTCGCGTGCCGCCCAGTCGGCATGGCCAGCCTTTTGGTAGATGTCGGCAATTGCTTCGTGGAGGCCGGGCTGCTCGGGCAGCGCCGCCTCCGCCTTGCGATAGAGCACGAAGGCCTCCGAGAGCTTGCCCATGGTGGCGAGCGCGTCGGCAACGATCAAGGACACGTACGGCGAGTCTGGGGCGACCTTCTGCAGCTCGCCGACGCTCCGGCGTCCCTCGCCGTCATAGCTGCGGACGAGCCCCGCCCAGGCCTGCGGCGACTCCGGTGTGACGTCGGTCAGTTGCTCGAACCAGTCGGCTGCCTCCGCGTACCGGCCCGCCGCCAGCGCCTCGTTGGCCCGTGCTGAGAGCGTTGCGCGAGATGTCTGGCTCGACTCCACGCGCGACTGGTCAGCCGGTGCCGATCTGGCCGCGAGCGCGCCGCGCGTGACTTCGGGCGGCACACCCGCAAAGCTCGTGAGGGCGCCCAGGACCGCCACGCCGTTCCAGCCTCGTTGTGCGAGCACAAGGTATTTTAAATGAAATAAAGATCATCGAGAAACAGTTCGGGAGCGATGACAGGACACTAGATGGTGATCTGCCGCGTGCGCCCGACAACCCGCCATCGTTCCTGTGCACGGCCATCTCTCACCACCACCGCGTGGTCGTGGAGGGCGACGGTGGGGCAGACGTGCCACGGGATACCGTAGAAACTTGCTCCGACCGGGAGCTCGGCCGCCCGAGGCGTCTCGAGGGTGAGATGCTCTTCACTATGACCAACGGCACGTGTGTCCGGGAGGTCCAGCAGCTCCACGCGGGGATGTGGACCTTCCGACGCCACAGCCTTGTGTCCCAGATCCACACAGAGCAGGTCGTGTCCAGGCTTGCTGATCACCCGAGTGAGCAACAGAGCGGCTGGCAGGAAGTCCAGGTCCGGAAGGGAGCGCGTGTACCCCAGGTCCCAGAACACCGCCGTGCCGGGGCTGCACTCCACAGTGGATCGCCGGGCATGGATGGGGAAGGTCGGCGAGCCGCCCGCCACGAGCACCGGGACGGGTAAGCCGGCGCCGCGGAGCTCTGCCCTGAGCGCCTGGACCCGGTCAAACGCCTCGTCACAGGCGCGCGCACGAGCGTCGACATCCGTATCGCGAATGTGCCCGTCGTATGCGTGCAAACCGGCGGCAGCCAAGCCTGGCGAGCGGGCAATCAGCCGGTACAGAGCGGCCGCAGCCGAACCAGGAGCCACGCCGGAGCGGTGCATGCCACAATCGATATCGAGGAACAGGTTGAGCGTGAGCCCTGCCGCCACCGCGGCGTTCGACAAGGCATGTATCGTGCCCTCGTCATCGGCGAGCGTCGAGAAGGTCGTCTTTGGAGACGTCTGCACGAGCTGGACGAGACGGCTCACGTTGGGGCCAACCGGCTGATAGGCGAGCAACACATCGGGCGCACCGCAGGCTGCGGCCATCTCCGCTTCCGCGATGGTGGCGCACTTGAACTTGGTGATGCCCTGGTCCATCTGCATCTGAATGACCTCGGGCAGCTTGCTGGTCTTGATGTGTGGACGAAGACGGTCGACGCCGCCAGCCAGGCGAATCATGCGACGGATGTTCTCCTCGACCCGATCGGGATAGACCACCAACGCTGGCGAGGGGACCTCCGCGACGTTCTCGATGGAGTACCAGGCAGACGGCATGACGTCTCAGTCGATTTCGAACACCGCTTCTATCTCGACGGCGATGTGGCCAGGGAGCGATCCCATGCCGACGGCGCTCCGTGCGCCGATGCCCTGTTCTTTGCCGAACACCTCTGCAAAGAGCTCACTGCAGCCATTGATCACCTGCGGGTGATCCTTGAAGTCTGGCGTGGAGTTCACCATCCCAAGGATCTTGACGACCCGTCTGACACGATCCAACGTGCCAAAGTGCTCGCGGAGGGTGGCAAGAATTGCGAGCCCTACTTGACGGGCGGCGGCGTGGCCCGCCTGCACATCCAGATCTTGCCCGACGCGGCCCACGATCAACGTTTTGTCGGACCGCAATGGGCCGTGGCCGGAGACGTAGGCCATGGTCCCGACCACGACGATCGACTTGTAAACGGCGAGAGGGCGGGGCGCTGGAGGAAGCTCGAGCTTCAGGTCACGAATACGGGTTTCGGCACTCATAATCTATGGTTTCGCCTTGAGTCGCGAGCACGGTGCGTTCGGCGAACGCGCCCTGCAACGGACGATGGTAGGGCCGCCTCGCCGAGGCGGCCGCCTAACTCACAACGGCATCGTCGCACGTGATGTTAGCTGGTTCCATGACTGAATGGTAGACGCTGTGCTAATACTGTCGCGGCGCTCGGCGTAAGGTGCTACGTACATCCAGTGCGGGGAGCGACGATGTGTCGGCGAGTTCATATCATGAAACGTCAAGCGAGTAGCGAACCATGAGCTCAGGCACGCCGGCGATGTCGGCGGGCGGGGGCCGTCTCAGACGGACGCTGACCCTTGGGGATCTCGTGTTCTACGGCATCGTGACGATCCAGCCGGTGGCGCCGATGGGCCTCTTCGGTGTGGTGAGTGTGGAGGCGCGCGGGCACGTCGTGACCACCATCTTGATTGGCATGGTCGCGATGCTCTTCACCGCGTTCAGCTACGGCAGAATGGCGGCAGCGTATCCGAGCGTGGGGTCGGCGTTCACGTACGTGGGCAAAGAGCTGCATCCAGGCCTCGGGTACACCACCGGATGGTGCATGGTCATGGACTACGTCCTGAACCCGGTGATCTGCACGATCCTCTGCAGCAAGCTGGCCATGAACTACCTCCCAGAGGTGCCTTACGCGGTCTGGGTCGTGTTCTTCGCCTCGCTGCTCACCGGCCTCAATCTGCGCGGGATCAAGGCGAGCGCGCGCACGAACCAGATACTCGTGATCGGCATGTTCGTGGTTGTCGTCCTCTTTCTCGCTGCTGCTCTCCGCTTCGTCCTCAGTGCTGATGTCACCAGTGGTGATCTGACGAGACCCTTCTACGATCCGGAGACCTTCTCGATGCCGGTCGTGCTCACGGGCGCCTCCATTGCCGCGCTCACCTACATTGGCTTCGACGGCATATCGACACTGTCCGAGGAGGTGAGCGACCCACGCGGCAATGTGCTGCGCGCGACCGTGTACACCTGCCTCGCGATCGGGATCCTCGCGTCCATCGAGGTCTACGCCGCACAGCTCGTCTGGGGCGAGTGGACGGGGTTCCCGGACGTCGAGACCGCGTTCGTTCACGTGGCGCAGAAGGCCGGTGGCGTCACGCTGTTCATCATCCTGAACGCGACGCTCCTGGTGGCGAACATCGGTTCGGGAACCGGCGCACACTTGGGAGCGGCGCGCCTGCTCTATGGCATGGGGCGTGGCAATGCCCTGCCGCGTCGCTTCTTCGGTGCCATCAGCGCCAGACGAGGCATCCCGCGCAACAACGTGCTGTTGGTCGGCGCTTGCGCGCTGGTGGGCGGGTTCGTCTTGAGCTTCCAGCTCGGCGCGGAGATGCTGAACTTCGGCGCGTTCATCGCGTTCATGGGCGTGAACCTGGCGGCGTTCACCCGTTACTGGGTACGCGCCGAGAGAAAGACATTCCTCGCCTTCGCCATGCCGCTTCTCGGCTTCTTCTTCTGTCTCTATCTCTGGCTGAGCCTGCGCACAGAGGCCAAGCTGGCCGGCGGCGTCTGGCTCGCGGCGGGGTTGATCTACGGTGCTATCCGCACGCGCGGCTTCCAGCGTAGCCTGATCACCTTCGACACGCCACCCGATGAGAAAGCGTGAACGCGCGCGACGTCAAGGGAAAATGGTAGGGCGCGTTCGCCGAACGCGCCGTCACGCCCGCCTCGGCGAGGCGGCCTACCTAGAGCGCGCGAATGCGCATGTTGCGAAACTTCACGAAGCCGGCGTGGTCCTCGGCGCCATACGTCTGAAACGAGAGCGGCCCTCTGCCGAGCCATGCCGGATCGGGATCTGGATCGGTGACGTTGGTCGTTTCGACCCCGTTCAAGGTGATTTCGAAGTGCGCCCCCTTCGCCAGGATGCGCAACGTGTTCCACTCCAGCTTCTTGCGCACGGTGTCCTTTTCGTCTCCCTTGTGGAGCCACTGCCATTCCCGTGGCTCGCCGCGATGAACACCGATGCCGATGTACTCTTCCGCAGGTGGCCGCCCGATATTGATCTGATACGTCTTGCCGCGAATCTGCACCCCGCTGTTGTATTTCCCGTGCTCGTCGATGAGGAAGTCCAGCTCCAGCTCGAAGTCCTGGAACTCGTCGACGGTCACCAGTGCCCCCCGTTTGCTCGGGTCCCCGAACTGTCCACCGGAGATCACACCGTCTTCCACCTTCCAGGTCGCGGTGCCGGTCGTCGTGAAACCGGTCAGATCCTTGCCGTTGAAGAGCGACCGCCAAGACGAGGCGGGAGTCTGCGCTGCAAGCGTCCGTGGCGTGAGACCGGCGGCTGTCACAATGGCCGCTCCGAGAACGAGGACGACGAGTGCACCACGCGGTGGAAGGACGACTTTCATGTTTGACACCTTCTAGTGTAATTTAACTTACTTTAATATTTGAGGTCGCGGCAAGACGAACGTGTAGTGGACTATATTTGACCCGCTCTGAGCAATTGTCGGACGACGCTCCCCTTGGCGGAGGCTGTTGATGAAGAGACTCGTACCCTGCTGCTTTCTTCTACTGGTCAGCGTTGTCGAAGGACAACAAGCTCCGGAGCAGACGGTCGCCGGACTGGATCTGGCCCCCGGACTCGAGGTGACACGGTTCGCGTCTGAACCGGCGTTGTCGAACCCGACGAACATCACGGTGGATGAGCGTGGCCGGGTGTGGGTGCTCGAGGCCGTGAACTATCGGCGGGCGTCCAGGAAGCAGCCCGACCTCCGTCCTGAGGGTGACCGGATCGTCATCCTGGAGGACACGGACCACGATGGCCAAGCCGACAAGGTGAGGACTTTCGACCAGAGTCCGGAGATTCGGGCGCCGCTGGGCATTGCCGTCCTCGGTGACAAGGTGTACGTGTCGCAATCCCCGGACCTCATCGTCTACACGAAGGATGCCGACGACAATATCGTCAAGAAAGAGGTTCTGCTGACTGGGTGGGGGGGCGTCGACCATGATCACGGCGTGCATGCGGTGGTGTTTGGCCCGGACGGCAAGCTCTACTTCAATCAGGGCAACACTGGCTTCGATATCACGGACCGATCTGGGAAGCGCATCCGATCGAAGGGCGAGGATGCCGGCGAGGGCGCGGAGCCTGGCTACTACGAGGGCGTTGCGCTTCGAATGAACACGGATGGCACGGAGCTCGAGGTGCTCGGACAGAATTTCAGGAATCCGTACGAGCTGGCCGTGGACTCCTTCGGCAACGTGTTCCAGACGGACAACGACGATGACGGGAATGCGTGGACGCGGCTGCTGTACAACATGGAGGGGGGGAACTACGGTTTTCGCGGGCCGCTGAACAGGACGTGGAGGGAGGACCGCGGATCGCACTGGCATCTCGAGCTTCCCGGTGTGGTCCCGCTGGTCTTGCGCACCGGGGCCGGATCGCCGTGCGGTCTCGCGGTGTACGAGGGGCGCGTGCTTCCCGAGAAGTATCGCGGACAGTTGCTCCATGCCGAGGCGGGCCAGCGCATCATCGCCTTGTATTCCCTGAGCGATGACGGGGCCGGCTACTCGGCCGTGAGCGAGGATGTCATGAACGGCGGTGAGGACACCTGGGCCCGTCCGTCAGACGTGGCGGTTGCCCCCGATGGCTCTCTCTTCGTCGCCGACTGGTACGACCCAGGCGTCGGCGGGCATCAGATGGGAGATGCGAAAGGGACTCAGGGCCGCATCTATCGGCTC includes:
- a CDS encoding RidA family protein; its protein translation is MSAETRIRDLKLELPPAPRPLAVYKSIVVVGTMAYVSGHGPLRSDKTLIVGRVGQDLDVQAGHAAARQVGLAILATLREHFGTLDRVRRVVKILGMVNSTPDFKDHPQVINGCSELFAEVFGKEQGIGARSAVGMGSLPGHIAVEIEAVFEID
- a CDS encoding tetratricopeptide repeat protein gives rise to the protein MLAQRGWNGVAVLGALTSFAGVPPEVTRGALAARSAPADQSRVESSQTSRATLSARANEALAAGRYAEAADWFEQLTDVTPESPQAWAGLVRSYDGEGRRSVGELQKVAPDSPYVSLIVADALATMGKLSEAFVLYRKAEAALPEQPGLHEAIADIYQKAGHADWAARERARKTTPDCARPTTACTFLKGDFQRTLQRTRSAHTDEDWYWRTRALNQLATRAFAALEQLPRSVEVHAVRAHMAESQNRPQAAVEELRRALELAPDDQELERRLATALYLAHDHDAMLPIARKLLAKAPDDPELLFLYGSALLEAQQIDRAVPSLERAVAADESLLQARAALGRAFMMQGKVAAAIPHLEAALPSDRDGSLYYQLAQAYQRAGRRDQARSALEKYQAIRQRAQTTPVATGTATPAITPP
- a CDS encoding D-TA family PLP-dependent enzyme: MPSAWYSIENVAEVPSPALVVYPDRVEENIRRMIRLAGGVDRLRPHIKTSKLPEVIQMQMDQGITKFKCATIAEAEMAAACGAPDVLLAYQPVGPNVSRLVQLVQTSPKTTFSTLADDEGTIHALSNAAVAAGLTLNLFLDIDCGMHRSGVAPGSAAAALYRLIARSPGLAAAGLHAYDGHIRDTDVDARARACDEAFDRVQALRAELRGAGLPVPVLVAGGSPTFPIHARRSTVECSPGTAVFWDLGYTRSLPDLDFLPAALLLTRVISKPGHDLLCVDLGHKAVASEGPHPRVELLDLPDTRAVGHSEEHLTLETPRAAELPVGASFYGIPWHVCPTVALHDHAVVVRDGRAQERWRVVGRTRQITI
- a CDS encoding PQQ-binding-like beta-propeller repeat protein; the protein is MRRGVLTAACLATIASATLVAGNWPQWRGPSLDGVSTDTGLPTTWSPTENVAWKLPLPAFSGSTPIIWDDLVFLNVATERATGEIHLWAVDRNKQDVVWKRPLSGGNRIGNKQNMSSPSPVTDGEHVWVMTGTGVLKAFDFSGKELWSRDIQKDYGELGLQFGYASSPLLHDDSLFVQVLHGMQTDDPSYLLRIDTMTGRTVWRTERPTDAQIESPDSYTTPALLQHDGKAEIVTTGGNVITGHDPETGQEVWRADVLNPTDETNYRIISSPVIAAGLIIAPSRVKPLVALRPGGAGDVSTSHVAWTFDRGPDVPSPVSDGKYLYLVRETGIVFCLDVKTGDVVYGPERLPSDFYSASPVLADGKIYATGESTGVTTVFRAGPKFEVLASNSFDDPCAPYCLSSIAVSQGQLFIRTDANLWVVGSRREGDEVTR
- a CDS encoding DUF1080 domain-containing protein, producing the protein MRATAGVSVLGLIVAWSLVDSGSHAQTAPPPGFVSIFNGEDLTGWKIPEGDNGHWKVVDGVIDYDAGSEAEDDKNLWTVKSYGNFEAKVDWRIKATPYVSENMRIVMPDGHNKKDEKGEEIRLTAPDSDSGFILRGSGKAQLNIWCWPVGSGEMYGYRTAKDTAPALRAAVTPALNADNDIGEWNTFEVTVVDKTVTVQLNGKLIIDKATLPDLPAEGPLGLQHHGGVGKDGEYTGIPALVQFRNIFVKEL
- a CDS encoding DUF1080 domain-containing protein, whose translation is MKVVLPPRGALVVLVLGAAIVTAAGLTPRTLAAQTPASSWRSLFNGKDLTGFTTTGTATWKVEDGVISGGQFGDPSKRGALVTVDEFQDFELELDFLIDEHGKYNSGVQIRGKTYQINIGRPPAEEYIGIGVHRGEPREWQWLHKGDEKDTVRKKLEWNTLRILAKGAHFEITLNGVETTNVTDPDPDPAWLGRGPLSFQTYGAEDHAGFVKFRNMRIRAL
- a CDS encoding amino acid permease, with the protein product MSAGGGRLRRTLTLGDLVFYGIVTIQPVAPMGLFGVVSVEARGHVVTTILIGMVAMLFTAFSYGRMAAAYPSVGSAFTYVGKELHPGLGYTTGWCMVMDYVLNPVICTILCSKLAMNYLPEVPYAVWVVFFASLLTGLNLRGIKASARTNQILVIGMFVVVVLFLAAALRFVLSADVTSGDLTRPFYDPETFSMPVVLTGASIAALTYIGFDGISTLSEEVSDPRGNVLRATVYTCLAIGILASIEVYAAQLVWGEWTGFPDVETAFVHVAQKAGGVTLFIILNATLLVANIGSGTGAHLGAARLLYGMGRGNALPRRFFGAISARRGIPRNNVLLVGACALVGGFVLSFQLGAEMLNFGAFIAFMGVNLAAFTRYWVRAERKTFLAFAMPLLGFFFCLYLWLSLRTEAKLAGGVWLAAGLIYGAIRTRGFQRSLITFDTPPDEKA
- a CDS encoding CRTAC1 family protein, with the translated sequence MQRPSPLMSAVGLCAMLACWDYHRMSAAADALPQFRNVAKAAGLTARLENDATAEKHLIETMTGGVAAFDYDNDGLVDLYFVNGAEQPSLEKTSPDFWGRLYRNRGGLKFEDVTERAGLRGAGYGMGVAAADYDNDGDTDLFVAGVNRSVLYHNAGDGSFDDVTAQAGIENKVWSVAAGWFDYDHDGLLDLFVVNYVQWDPKKERFCGDRARNLRIYCHPRLYEGLPNTLYRNMGDGRFEDVSDRSGIGGHVGKGMSVAFADYDQDGFTDAFVTNDGVPNFLFRNRQDGTFEEVALLAGVALPVHGRPVSSMGVDFRDYDNDGLPDISVTALTGETFPLFRNEGSGTFQDVTYPSGIGAASVRRSGWANSFVDLDNDGWKDLFTANSHVDDLVDRFEASAYRQPNSLFRNKRGTFEDGSSRVGTSFAAAAAAHRGAAFADFNNDGRIDVASSVLGEAPELWENLGPAGHWLRLELQGTKSNRDGLGARVQIGNQVNIMTTAVGYASSSKQGVHFGLGSTTTVDEVTIHWPSGIRQVLSNVKADRVVTVKEAAR